In one window of Spartinivicinus marinus DNA:
- a CDS encoding DUF2244 domain-containing protein, whose protein sequence is MVVVEQSKQVGQEIWLRSNQSLSWRGNLQVFGGLAVLSLLIAVGFALVGAWVVLPFAGIELACLAIALYYTAWQASRQQRIWLTIDQICVEKGRRRLEQRYVLQREWTTVQVFRSAHGGSVGEVSLCYRNQIIPVGEFLNQADRALLVEHLKQNGLSIEIHHT, encoded by the coding sequence ATGGTTGTTGTGGAACAGAGCAAACAGGTCGGTCAAGAAATTTGGCTGAGATCTAATCAGTCGTTAAGCTGGCGCGGTAATTTGCAGGTTTTTGGCGGTCTTGCTGTGTTGAGCCTATTGATTGCCGTAGGTTTTGCCTTAGTGGGGGCCTGGGTAGTCCTACCCTTTGCTGGGATTGAACTTGCGTGTCTGGCTATAGCGCTTTATTACACCGCTTGGCAAGCATCCCGTCAGCAACGTATTTGGCTGACCATTGACCAGATTTGTGTCGAAAAAGGGCGTCGACGCTTAGAGCAGCGCTATGTGTTGCAGCGAGAGTGGACCACGGTGCAGGTATTTAGGTCAGCTCATGGGGGGAGTGTGGGTGAAGTGAGCTTGTGCTATCGAAATCAAATTATTCCTGTAGGAGAATTTTTAAATCAGGCAGACCGAGCCTTGTTGGTTGAACACTTAAAGCAAAATGGACTTTCAATTGAAATTCATCATACCTAA
- a CDS encoding DUF503 domain-containing protein, whose amino-acid sequence MVIQLLTLFFHLPGCRSLKEKRSRLGGLKDKFGRVTNVAITESDFHDLHQQAEWSVIIMAKDQSTVDRIIAQLELTIDQLDVLLIKITRERL is encoded by the coding sequence ATGGTTATTCAGTTACTAACACTATTCTTCCACTTACCAGGCTGTCGGTCACTAAAAGAAAAAAGGAGCCGCTTAGGTGGTCTTAAAGATAAGTTTGGCAGGGTAACTAATGTTGCTATCACTGAATCAGATTTCCATGATTTGCATCAGCAAGCGGAATGGAGTGTTATCATTATGGCAAAAGACCAGTCAACTGTTGACCGAATTATTGCTCAGTTAGAACTGACAATTGATCAGCTGGATGTATTGTTAATTAAAATTACGAGGGAGCGATTATAA
- a CDS encoding ABC transporter substrate-binding protein, which translates to MKNIKVSFVIIPVIVLLIISIGLAVWVGGKKRCFYVASYHKGYPWQDGLTAAVEKNLAGYCRLKSFYLDTIRQSSELNKQTMAHQAWAIIQDWQPHIIIASDDNASKYLVKPYLKDSQTPVVFCGVNFSAEKYGYPYPNVTGMVEFEPIRPMLVQLKKIRPSIKQGMMIAAHRITNEKLHKHLVELASEFGVTFDIRWVNNFQQFTTVFADSQKYDFIYVPNNHDINNWDDSLAREFIQAANITTITVSTARWMQPFVMLSFFHLPEEQGRYAANTALKIMAGASPADITIATNKDWRVATNQALLDKIQLKLPDNFKHFIEVEK; encoded by the coding sequence ATGAAAAATATAAAAGTATCCTTTGTGATTATTCCAGTCATTGTATTACTCATCATCAGTATCGGTTTGGCTGTCTGGGTTGGAGGGAAAAAACGTTGCTTTTATGTAGCTTCTTACCATAAAGGCTATCCTTGGCAGGATGGATTGACGGCTGCTGTTGAGAAAAACTTAGCCGGTTATTGTCGGTTAAAATCATTTTATTTGGATACCATCCGTCAGTCCAGTGAGTTGAATAAGCAGACTATGGCTCATCAGGCGTGGGCTATCATTCAAGATTGGCAGCCTCATATCATTATTGCCAGTGATGACAATGCTTCCAAGTATTTAGTTAAGCCTTATTTGAAAGACAGTCAAACACCTGTAGTATTTTGTGGCGTAAATTTTTCAGCAGAAAAGTATGGCTATCCTTATCCGAATGTGACAGGTATGGTGGAGTTTGAACCCATTCGGCCGATGCTCGTTCAATTAAAAAAAATCAGGCCGTCAATTAAACAGGGGATGATGATCGCAGCCCATCGTATTACTAATGAAAAACTACATAAACACTTAGTAGAGCTAGCGAGCGAATTTGGTGTTACATTCGATATTCGCTGGGTTAATAATTTTCAGCAATTTACAACAGTATTTGCAGACAGCCAGAAATATGATTTTATATATGTACCTAATAATCACGATATAAATAATTGGGATGACTCACTTGCTAGAGAGTTTATTCAAGCAGCTAATATTACTACTATTACCGTATCTACTGCTCGCTGGATGCAACCCTTCGTGATGTTGTCATTTTTTCATCTACCAGAAGAACAGGGACGTTATGCGGCTAATACCGCGCTCAAAATAATGGCAGGAGCCTCCCCTGCAGATATTACCATTGCTACTAATAAAGACTGGCGAGTGGCAACTAATCAAGCGCTACTTGACAAAATACAACTTAAATTACCTGATAACTTTAAGCACTTTATTGAAGTTGAGAAATAA